One window of Mesorhizobium sp. WSM4904 genomic DNA carries:
- a CDS encoding caspase domain-containing protein: protein MQALQKFLGLVVILIFFAVSAATGALAQGEKRLAFVIGNGSYKTGELATAANDAGLIAQTLQAAGFDVVGARDVDQDSLRGAFRDFIGKVSAAGPDAVVFIYLAGHGVQFEGENYFLPVDAQIANPADVPLQAMRISDVTRSLSGLPTKVNIVVLDAARPNPFPQSKEPLAGGLALVDPDPNMLIAFNAAPGTVAPEGKGPYGAYAQALAEMMREGGLSLQDVFDRTRLRVSEVTQGGELPWSASKITAPFVFFERSAEAPPPKVSAAETRAMRTRPIRDFSAHDAYVAALERDTMRGYEDFLDVYPHDPMAKRVRAILAARREAITWRETWMTDTPEAYWSYLERYPHGPHAWDARRRLEHFDADLEPPASFTVIVYDVPPPPEEEIIYIDRPVLYFDDPDFDFEPPPPITVVFLPPPPPDFVVLEPPPPPVDVYILPTPVFVPIPVFVNPPRHIVPPPNDIIFNNIHNTTVINNINTTIRNETINQAAQPSGNTQGGVTTSQKTVGGAVGARADALAAKVALPPLLKKRAAISGQAQSRQQVGLPPKPGQRVIQGQQPGAATAQPETQSATGKLSRDHALPGADGKKLPLVNGKPAPNEQNLPGNRSRKQLGKQGIAGGNQEATGNAGAAVTGEQGTDQRKGRKFRKLPTVNGAPADNELSAQERFRKNNPNAFSDQSTGKPKKLRRRDLSAGQSVVEPDNQGPVSGNEKGRKFRKLPTVNGQPAENRPSVRERLRNNNPDEFSGENQGAPSGNDRGRKFRRLPTVNGEPTDNEPSMQKRFRRNNPSVFSDQTQGAAGGGGRKFRRLQNEEGAGGPEVDVQRNFRVNRPNENAQRQFRQERPAEQVLRPQRSEPKPEFRAEPRPQMQERRVPQEQPQQQFKQQFKKRPSCGQEGEPACQQ, encoded by the coding sequence ATGCAGGCGCTTCAGAAATTCCTCGGCCTCGTCGTCATTCTCATCTTTTTCGCGGTCAGCGCCGCAACCGGGGCATTGGCGCAAGGCGAAAAGCGTCTGGCCTTCGTCATCGGCAATGGCTCCTACAAGACCGGCGAACTCGCAACGGCCGCCAATGACGCCGGCCTAATCGCACAGACATTGCAGGCCGCCGGGTTCGATGTGGTCGGCGCGCGCGACGTGGACCAGGACTCGCTGCGCGGCGCGTTCCGCGATTTCATTGGCAAGGTATCGGCCGCCGGTCCCGACGCCGTCGTTTTCATCTATCTCGCTGGGCATGGCGTGCAGTTCGAGGGCGAGAACTACTTCCTTCCGGTCGATGCCCAGATCGCCAATCCGGCCGATGTCCCGCTTCAGGCGATGCGGATCTCAGACGTCACCAGGTCGCTGTCCGGGCTGCCGACCAAGGTCAATATCGTTGTGCTCGACGCGGCGCGGCCAAATCCGTTTCCGCAGTCGAAAGAGCCGCTGGCCGGTGGCCTTGCATTGGTCGATCCCGATCCGAACATGCTGATTGCCTTCAACGCCGCTCCCGGAACGGTCGCGCCGGAGGGCAAAGGCCCCTACGGAGCCTACGCCCAGGCGCTGGCCGAGATGATGCGCGAAGGCGGCCTGTCGCTGCAGGACGTGTTCGACCGCACGCGGCTGCGTGTCAGCGAAGTCACGCAGGGCGGGGAACTGCCATGGAGCGCTTCGAAGATCACCGCGCCTTTCGTTTTCTTCGAACGCAGCGCGGAAGCTCCCCCGCCCAAGGTTTCGGCCGCGGAGACCCGCGCGATGCGCACCAGGCCGATTCGCGACTTCAGCGCGCATGACGCCTATGTTGCCGCCCTCGAGCGCGACACGATGCGCGGCTACGAGGATTTCCTCGACGTCTATCCGCACGATCCGATGGCCAAGCGTGTGCGCGCCATCCTCGCGGCCCGGCGCGAGGCGATCACCTGGCGTGAGACCTGGATGACGGACACGCCTGAAGCCTACTGGTCCTATCTGGAGCGCTATCCGCACGGCCCGCATGCCTGGGACGCGCGCCGCCGCCTGGAGCATTTCGATGCCGATCTGGAGCCGCCGGCGAGCTTCACCGTCATCGTCTATGACGTGCCGCCGCCGCCGGAAGAGGAAATCATCTATATCGACCGGCCGGTGCTCTATTTCGACGATCCCGATTTCGATTTCGAGCCGCCGCCGCCGATCACGGTGGTCTTCCTGCCGCCGCCGCCGCCGGATTTCGTCGTGCTTGAGCCGCCGCCACCGCCGGTTGACGTCTACATCCTGCCGACGCCGGTGTTCGTGCCGATACCCGTGTTCGTCAACCCGCCGCGCCACATCGTGCCGCCGCCGAACGACATCATCTTCAACAACATCCACAACACGACCGTCATCAACAACATCAACACGACGATCAGAAACGAGACCATCAATCAGGCCGCGCAGCCGAGCGGCAATACTCAGGGTGGCGTCACCACGAGCCAAAAGACGGTCGGAGGCGCCGTTGGCGCCCGCGCGGATGCGCTGGCGGCCAAGGTTGCGCTGCCGCCGCTGCTGAAGAAGCGGGCGGCCATATCCGGTCAGGCCCAGTCCAGGCAACAGGTGGGCTTGCCACCGAAGCCCGGCCAGCGTGTTATCCAGGGTCAGCAGCCAGGCGCCGCGACCGCGCAGCCGGAGACCCAGTCCGCGACCGGCAAGCTGTCGCGCGACCACGCCTTGCCCGGAGCCGACGGCAAAAAGCTGCCGCTCGTCAACGGCAAGCCGGCGCCCAACGAACAGAATTTGCCGGGCAACAGGTCCAGGAAGCAGCTCGGAAAGCAAGGCATCGCGGGCGGCAACCAGGAAGCGACGGGAAATGCCGGCGCCGCCGTGACCGGAGAGCAGGGCACGGATCAGCGGAAGGGCAGGAAGTTCCGCAAGCTGCCGACCGTCAACGGTGCGCCGGCCGACAACGAGCTGAGCGCCCAGGAGAGGTTCAGGAAGAACAATCCCAACGCTTTCTCCGATCAAAGCACCGGCAAACCGAAAAAGCTGAGGCGCAGGGATTTGTCCGCCGGCCAGTCCGTGGTCGAACCGGATAATCAGGGCCCGGTCAGCGGAAACGAGAAGGGCAGGAAGTTCCGCAAGCTGCCGACAGTCAACGGTCAGCCGGCCGAAAATCGGCCGAGCGTGCGGGAGCGGCTGAGGAACAACAATCCGGACGAGTTCTCCGGCGAAAATCAGGGCGCGCCCAGCGGGAACGACAGGGGCAGGAAGTTCCGCAGACTGCCGACCGTCAACGGTGAGCCGACCGACAACGAGCCGAGCATGCAGAAGCGGTTCAGGAGGAACAATCCGTCCGTGTTCTCCGATCAGACTCAGGGCGCAGCCGGCGGCGGGGGCAGGAAGTTCCGCAGGCTGCAGAACGAAGAAGGGGCCGGCGGCCCGGAAGTCGACGTTCAGCGCAATTTCAGGGTCAATAGGCCGAACGAGAATGCGCAGCGCCAGTTCAGGCAGGAAAGGCCGGCCGAGCAGGTGCTCCGGCCGCAGAGATCGGAGCCGAAGCCGGAATTCCGCGCCGAGCCGAGACCGCAGATGCAAGAGCGGCGTGTCCCGCAGGAGCAGCCGCAGCAGCAGTTCAAGCAGCAGTTCAAGAAGAGGCCGTCTTGCGGACAGGAGGGCGAACCGGCTTGCCAGCAGTAG
- a CDS encoding class I SAM-dependent RNA methyltransferase encodes MSARFTISRLGSQGDGVASADSGEVFIPFTLPGETVTAARQKDRATLMSVLQASPLRVDPPCRHFTECGGCALQHFEAEAYRQWKRERVVQALKAKGIAGEIDALVPCAPQTRRRVVFSARRTEAGMLLGFVRALSSEIIPIEECPISLPAIVGSLDRLRRLANLVCATPKPFHMTVTVTASGLDVAVQDAGKLGENQRRIASNFVMAEGLARLSIDGEVIVEPKKPVVQFGSVAVAVPPGAFLQATEAAEQTMAGLVGRHLSRAKKVADLFAGCGSFALRLAAKSEVHAVEGDAPALAALDRAFRFAGGLKRVISERRDLFRRPLTFKELNGFDGLVFDPPRAGAEDQSKQIARSDVPLVAAVSCNPVTLARDLRILLDGGYQLKSVTPIDQFLWSPHVEAVALLEKPKRRR; translated from the coding sequence ATGAGCGCGCGCTTCACCATCTCCAGGCTCGGTTCGCAAGGCGACGGCGTCGCCAGCGCCGATAGCGGCGAGGTTTTCATCCCGTTCACGCTGCCGGGCGAGACGGTCACCGCCGCGCGCCAGAAGGATCGCGCGACGCTGATGTCGGTGCTGCAAGCCTCGCCGCTCCGGGTCGATCCGCCCTGCCGCCATTTCACCGAATGCGGCGGCTGTGCGCTGCAGCATTTCGAGGCCGAGGCCTATCGACAGTGGAAGCGCGAGCGGGTCGTGCAGGCGCTGAAGGCCAAGGGCATCGCCGGCGAGATCGATGCGCTGGTGCCTTGCGCGCCGCAGACGCGCCGCCGCGTCGTCTTCAGCGCAAGGCGCACCGAGGCCGGCATGCTGCTCGGCTTCGTGCGCGCACTCTCCTCCGAGATCATCCCGATCGAGGAATGCCCGATCTCGCTGCCGGCGATCGTAGGGTCGCTCGACCGCTTGCGGAGGCTGGCCAATCTGGTTTGCGCCACGCCGAAACCCTTCCACATGACGGTCACGGTCACGGCGTCCGGCCTCGATGTTGCCGTCCAGGATGCGGGCAAGCTCGGCGAAAACCAGCGCCGCATCGCCTCGAATTTCGTGATGGCCGAGGGCCTGGCGAGGCTTTCCATCGACGGCGAGGTGATCGTCGAGCCGAAAAAGCCGGTGGTGCAGTTCGGGTCGGTCGCCGTCGCAGTGCCGCCCGGTGCCTTCCTGCAGGCGACGGAGGCCGCCGAGCAGACGATGGCTGGTCTCGTCGGGCGGCATCTGTCGCGCGCCAAGAAAGTCGCTGACCTTTTTGCAGGCTGCGGCAGCTTCGCGCTCAGGCTTGCGGCGAAGTCGGAGGTTCATGCCGTCGAGGGAGATGCGCCGGCCCTTGCGGCGCTCGACCGCGCCTTTCGTTTCGCCGGCGGCCTGAAGCGGGTGATAAGCGAGCGTCGCGACCTCTTCCGCCGGCCTCTGACTTTTAAGGAACTGAACGGCTTTGACGGCCTCGTCTTCGATCCGCCGCGCGCCGGCGCCGAGGACCAGTCGAAGCAGATCGCCCGCTCGGACGTGCCGCTTGTCGCGGCCGTGTCCTGCAATCCGGTGACGCTGGCACGGGACCTGCGCATCCTCCTCGACGGCGGCTATCAGCTGAAGAGCGTGACGCCGATCGACCAGTTCCTGTGGTCGCCGCATGTCGAGGCGGTCGCGCTGCTGGAGAAGCCGAAGCGGCGGCGGTAA
- a CDS encoding TlyA family RNA methyltransferase, giving the protein MSSPVPARTRPRLDDLLVARGLFASRSRARDAIERGTVTVEGSVARKPGQSVASDCLIAIDDPAQAYVSRAALKLISGLDRFGLDPSRSEALDIGASTGGFTQVLLERGAAHVTAIDVGHGQIHPDIAGDPRVTVIEGVNARDLTAADLGGRVPDFLVCDVSFISLKMALPPALALAGEGARALLLVKPQFEAGREAIGKGGLLKDPGDAERVATELRDWLAAVPGWRVLGLHPSPIEGGDGNREFLLAAVKDGASQ; this is encoded by the coding sequence ATGAGTTCTCCTGTGCCAGCCAGAACGCGCCCAAGGCTCGACGACCTGCTCGTTGCGCGCGGCCTGTTCGCCAGCCGTTCGCGCGCTCGCGATGCGATCGAGCGCGGCACGGTGACCGTTGAGGGCAGCGTTGCCCGCAAGCCTGGTCAATCCGTTGCGTCGGACTGCCTGATCGCCATCGACGATCCCGCGCAAGCCTATGTGTCGCGCGCGGCGCTGAAGCTTATTTCCGGCCTCGACCGTTTCGGCCTCGATCCTTCGCGAAGCGAGGCGCTCGACATCGGCGCCTCGACCGGCGGTTTCACCCAGGTGCTGCTCGAACGTGGCGCCGCCCATGTCACGGCGATCGATGTTGGCCACGGCCAGATCCATCCGGATATTGCCGGCGACCCGCGCGTGACGGTGATCGAGGGTGTCAACGCACGTGACCTGACGGCCGCCGATCTCGGCGGCCGCGTTCCGGATTTCCTCGTTTGCGACGTCAGCTTCATTTCGCTGAAAATGGCGCTGCCGCCGGCGCTTGCGCTGGCCGGCGAGGGCGCCAGGGCGCTGCTTCTCGTCAAGCCGCAATTCGAAGCCGGCCGCGAAGCGATCGGCAAGGGCGGACTGCTCAAGGATCCAGGCGATGCCGAGCGCGTCGCCACAGAATTGCGCGACTGGCTTGCCGCCGTGCCGGGCTGGCGCGTGCTTGGGCTACACCCGTCGCCGATCGAAGGCGGCGACGGCAATCGCGAGTTCCTGCTCGCCGCCGTCAAGGACGGTGCATCGCAATGA
- a CDS encoding GFA family protein, protein MLKGTCHCGAAHWTLEGDPGSITACNCTLCRRYGTLWAYDYLDERIRIAGPMSSYTRAEVAEPALEILFCPTCACVLAWRGLRSGGRIRIAVNVRLAPPEAVADLPIDHFDGLDSFDDLPRDGRCVRDLWF, encoded by the coding sequence ATGCTGAAGGGAACCTGCCATTGCGGCGCCGCCCACTGGACCCTGGAAGGCGATCCAGGATCGATCACGGCCTGCAACTGCACGCTCTGCCGCCGCTACGGCACGCTCTGGGCCTACGACTATCTCGACGAGCGTATCCGCATCGCAGGACCAATGAGTTCATACACACGGGCCGAAGTGGCCGAGCCGGCGCTCGAGATCCTGTTCTGCCCGACATGCGCCTGCGTGCTCGCCTGGCGCGGTCTGCGCTCAGGCGGCCGCATTCGGATCGCTGTCAATGTCCGGCTGGCGCCGCCGGAGGCCGTCGCCGACCTGCCGATCGACCATTTCGACGGTCTCGACAGTTTCGACGACCTGCCGCGCGACGGCCGCTGCGTGCGCGATCTCTGGTTCTGA
- the dxs gene encoding 1-deoxy-D-xylulose-5-phosphate synthase, producing the protein MNPKPDTPLLDKVRIPADLRALEESELPQLATELRAELIDAVSHTGGHLGAGLGVVELTVALHYVFNTPEDRLIWDVGHQAYPHKILTGRRDRIRTLRQEGGLSGFTRRAESEYDPFGAAHSSTSISAGLGMAMGRELAGGRNNVIAVIGDGAMSAGMAYEAMNNAGALDARLIVILNDNDMSIAPPTGAMSAYLARLASGKAYLGLRDFGKKLSSYLGKRADRAITRAVEHARGYVTGGTLFEEMGFYHIGPIDGHNLEHLIPVLRNVRDNADGPVLIHVVTQKGKGYAPAEAAADKYHGVNKFDVITGAQAKAPANAPSYTKVFAESLIQEAREDDRIVAITAAMPSGTGLDLFGEAFPTRTFDVGIAEQHAVTFAAGLATEGYKPFAAIYSTFLQRAYDQVVHDVAIQKLPVRFPIDRAGFVGADGATHCGAFDTTFLASLPGFVVMAAADEAELRHMVRTAADYDGGPIAFRYPRGNGVGVDMPERGSVLEIGKGRILKEGTKVALLSFGTRLQDCLLAAEELGAAGLSTTVADARFAKPLDEDLIRRLARSHEVLVTVEEGAVGGFASQVLHFLAHEGLLENGLKVRPLVLPDEFIDHAKPEKMYADAGLDTAGIVRTVFAALGHGVQAQRA; encoded by the coding sequence GTGAACCCGAAGCCCGATACGCCGCTCCTCGACAAGGTCCGCATCCCCGCGGATTTGCGGGCGCTTGAGGAAAGCGAGCTGCCGCAGCTGGCGACGGAACTTCGCGCCGAGCTGATCGATGCCGTGTCGCACACCGGCGGCCATCTCGGCGCGGGCCTCGGCGTCGTCGAGCTGACGGTTGCGCTGCACTATGTCTTCAACACGCCGGAAGACCGGCTGATCTGGGATGTCGGCCACCAGGCCTATCCGCACAAGATCCTGACCGGCCGCCGCGACCGCATCCGCACGCTCCGCCAGGAGGGTGGTCTCTCCGGATTCACCCGGCGGGCAGAGAGCGAATACGACCCATTCGGCGCAGCCCACTCGTCGACCTCGATTTCCGCCGGCCTCGGCATGGCCATGGGACGCGAGCTCGCTGGCGGTCGCAACAACGTCATCGCTGTCATCGGCGACGGCGCCATGTCCGCCGGCATGGCCTATGAGGCAATGAACAATGCCGGCGCGCTCGACGCCCGCCTGATCGTCATCCTCAACGACAACGACATGTCGATCGCCCCGCCGACCGGTGCCATGAGCGCCTATCTGGCCAGGCTCGCATCCGGCAAGGCCTACCTGGGCTTGCGCGATTTCGGCAAGAAGCTGTCGTCCTATCTCGGCAAGCGCGCCGACCGCGCCATCACGCGCGCGGTCGAGCATGCGCGAGGCTACGTCACCGGCGGCACGCTGTTCGAGGAAATGGGCTTCTATCACATCGGCCCGATCGACGGACACAATCTCGAGCACCTGATCCCGGTGCTGAGGAACGTCCGCGACAATGCCGACGGCCCGGTGCTGATCCATGTCGTGACCCAGAAGGGCAAGGGCTACGCGCCGGCGGAAGCGGCGGCCGACAAATATCACGGCGTCAACAAGTTCGACGTCATCACCGGCGCGCAGGCCAAGGCGCCGGCCAATGCGCCGAGCTACACCAAGGTCTTCGCCGAGAGCCTGATCCAGGAAGCGCGCGAGGACGACCGCATCGTGGCGATCACCGCCGCGATGCCGAGCGGCACCGGCCTCGACCTGTTCGGCGAGGCGTTCCCGACAAGGACCTTCGATGTCGGCATTGCCGAGCAGCACGCGGTGACCTTCGCCGCCGGCCTCGCCACCGAAGGCTACAAGCCGTTCGCCGCCATCTATTCGACCTTCCTGCAGCGCGCCTACGACCAGGTCGTACATGACGTGGCGATCCAGAAGCTGCCGGTGCGCTTCCCGATCGACCGGGCCGGCTTCGTCGGTGCCGACGGCGCCACCCATTGCGGCGCTTTCGACACGACCTTCCTGGCCTCGCTGCCCGGCTTCGTCGTCATGGCCGCTGCCGACGAGGCGGAACTTCGCCACATGGTGCGCACCGCGGCCGACTATGACGGCGGCCCGATCGCCTTCCGCTATCCGCGCGGCAATGGCGTTGGCGTCGACATGCCGGAGCGCGGCTCGGTGCTCGAGATCGGCAAGGGCCGTATCCTGAAGGAAGGCACCAAGGTGGCGCTTCTGTCCTTCGGCACCCGGCTGCAGGATTGCCTGCTGGCCGCGGAGGAGCTCGGCGCGGCAGGTCTTTCCACCACCGTTGCCGACGCCCGCTTCGCCAAGCCGCTGGACGAGGACCTCATCCGCCGCCTTGCCCGCTCGCATGAGGTTCTGGTGACTGTGGAAGAGGGCGCGGTCGGCGGTTTTGCCAGCCAGGTGTTGCATTTCCTCGCCCATGAAGGACTGCTGGAAAACGGACTCAAGGTGCGCCCGCTGGTGCTGCCGGACGAATTCATCGATCATGCCAAGCCCGAGAAGATGTATGCCGACGCGGGCCTCGATACGGCTGGCATCGTGCGCACGGTCTTTGCCGCGCTCGGCCACGGCGTGCAGGCGCAGCGCGCCTGA
- a CDS encoding pirin family protein, with protein sequence MSFFPGNDPEAGDAFACDQIELMVIPNAKDIGGFEVRRALPTAKRRLVGPFIFFDRMGPAILRAGHAIDVRPHPHIGLSTVTYLFDGKIRHRDSLGTEMVIAPGDVNLMTAGRGIVHSERTPEELRGAPMSISGLQTWLALPDDQEEIAPVFANTSVIRLPEIDAEGVGGRVVIGEFSGLRSPVATASETLYADLRLAAGASVKIPADAEERAIYTMEGEVSIAGDRFPAERLLVFKPGEEIVVSSERGAHFMLFGGASLGSKRYIWWNFVSSSKERIEQAKEEWKTGRFDIVPGDEEEFIPLPEG encoded by the coding sequence ATGAGCTTCTTCCCGGGTAACGATCCTGAGGCCGGCGATGCCTTCGCCTGCGACCAGATCGAATTGATGGTCATCCCCAACGCCAAGGACATTGGCGGCTTCGAGGTTCGCCGCGCCTTGCCGACCGCGAAACGCAGGCTGGTCGGACCGTTCATCTTCTTCGACCGCATGGGTCCGGCCATCCTGCGCGCCGGCCATGCGATCGACGTGCGTCCGCATCCGCATATCGGGCTCTCCACCGTCACCTATCTGTTCGACGGCAAGATCAGGCATCGCGATTCGCTCGGCACCGAGATGGTGATCGCGCCGGGCGATGTGAACCTGATGACCGCCGGCCGCGGCATCGTCCATTCGGAACGCACGCCGGAGGAGCTGCGCGGCGCGCCGATGTCGATCTCCGGCCTGCAGACCTGGCTTGCGCTGCCGGACGACCAGGAAGAAATCGCCCCGGTGTTCGCCAACACGTCGGTGATCCGCCTGCCCGAGATCGACGCCGAGGGCGTCGGCGGCCGCGTCGTCATCGGTGAATTTTCCGGCCTGCGCTCGCCGGTCGCGACCGCTTCGGAAACGCTCTACGCCGATCTGCGGCTCGCGGCGGGCGCCAGCGTGAAGATCCCGGCCGATGCCGAGGAGCGCGCCATCTACACGATGGAGGGCGAGGTTTCGATTGCCGGCGACCGCTTCCCGGCCGAGCGGCTTCTGGTGTTCAAACCGGGCGAGGAGATCGTCGTTTCGTCGGAGCGCGGCGCGCATTTCATGCTGTTCGGCGGAGCGTCGCTGGGCTCCAAGCGTTATATATGGTGGAACTTCGTTTCGTCCTCGAAGGAACGCATCGAGCAGGCCAAGGAAGAATGGAAGACAGGCCGCTTCGATATCGTTCCTGGTGATGAGGAAGAATTCATTCCGCTGCCGGAAGGTTAG
- a CDS encoding DUF2277 domain-containing protein, translating into MCRNIKTLFNFDPPATDDEVHDAALQFVRKLSGSTKPSKRNEHAFHHAVEAIAAAARELLDSLETTQHPRNREEEAAKAKARSALRFA; encoded by the coding sequence ATGTGCCGAAACATCAAGACCCTGTTCAATTTCGATCCGCCGGCGACCGACGACGAGGTCCATGACGCGGCCTTGCAGTTCGTGCGCAAGCTGAGTGGCTCGACCAAGCCGTCCAAGCGCAACGAGCATGCCTTCCACCACGCCGTCGAGGCGATCGCGGCCGCCGCGCGCGAGCTGCTCGACAGCCTCGAAACCACCCAGCATCCGCGCAATCGCGAGGAAGAGGCCGCCAAGGCGAAAGCCAGGTCCGCGCTCCGCTTCGCCTGA
- a CDS encoding exodeoxyribonuclease VII small subunit: MADEANEDVKAMSFEQALDALEKIVDDLERGDVPLDQSIRIYERGEALKAHCDRLLKAAEDKVEKIRLSRDGKPVGTEPLDAE, encoded by the coding sequence ATGGCTGATGAAGCTAACGAAGACGTCAAGGCGATGAGTTTCGAACAGGCGCTCGACGCGCTGGAGAAGATCGTCGATGATCTGGAGCGCGGCGATGTCCCGCTCGACCAGTCGATCAGGATCTACGAACGCGGCGAGGCGCTGAAGGCCCACTGCGACCGGCTGCTCAAGGCCGCCGAGGACAAGGTCGAGAAGATCAGACTGTCGCGCGACGGCAAGCCGGTGGGAACGGAGCCGCTCGACGCCGAATAG